In Methanothermus fervidus DSM 2088, a single genomic region encodes these proteins:
- a CDS encoding cobalamin (vitamin B12) biosynthesis CbiM protein (COGs: COG0310 ABC-type Co2+ transport system permease component~InterPro IPR002751~KEGG: mth:MTH1707 cobalt transport protein CbiM~PFAM: cobalamin (vitamin B12) biosynthesis CbiM protein~SPTR: O27742 Cobalamin biosynthesis protein M~PFAM: Cobalt uptake substrate-specific transmembrane region~TIGRFAM: cobalamin biosynthesis protein CbiM): MHIPDGYIPLWQCAIYYIIAIVAVAYSLKWSARNLTERNIPLFAVLAAGIFAVMSFNVPIPWGTSGHMVGAALVAIVFASPWAAILLISIVLLLQALIFGDGGITALGANILNMGILGGFVGYYTFKALVKYNKPIAIFLAGWLSIFLAAILCAIELALAGKFPINLGLTFMGLFHAVIGIIEGVLTLIVILAIERIRPDLIVWKKAPEEAATE; the protein is encoded by the coding sequence ATGCATATTCCAGATGGATATATTCCTTTGTGGCAGTGTGCTATCTACTATATTATAGCAATTGTGGCAGTGGCTTACTCTCTTAAGTGGTCTGCCAGAAATCTTACAGAAAGAAATATTCCATTGTTTGCAGTACTAGCTGCAGGTATATTTGCTGTGATGTCTTTTAATGTTCCAATCCCTTGGGGTACTAGTGGTCATATGGTTGGTGCAGCACTTGTAGCAATTGTATTTGCTAGTCCATGGGCAGCAATACTTTTAATTTCAATAGTGTTGCTGTTACAGGCACTTATTTTTGGAGATGGTGGTATAACAGCTTTAGGTGCAAATATTTTAAACATGGGTATACTAGGAGGATTTGTAGGTTACTATACATTTAAGGCATTAGTGAAATACAACAAACCAATAGCTATTTTCTTAGCAGGATGGTTATCAATATTTCTTGCAGCAATTTTATGTGCAATTGAACTAGCGTTAGCAGGCAAATTCCCAATAAACCTAGGACTTACATTTATGGGACTGTTCCATGCAGTAATTGGTATAATAGAAGGTGTCTTGACATTGATAGTAATCCTTGCAATTGAAAGAATACGTCCGGATTTAATAGTTTGGAAAAAAGCTCCAGAGGAGGCTGCAACAGAATGA
- a CDS encoding cobalt ABC transporter, inner membrane subunit CbiQ (COGs: COG0619 ABC-type cobalt transport system permease component CbiQ and related transporter~InterPro IPR012809: IPR003339~KEGG: mth:MTH1705 cobalt transport membrane protein~PFAM: cobalt transport protein~SPTR: O27740 Cobalt transport membrane protein~TIGRFAM: cobalt ABC transporter, inner membrane subunit CbiQ~PFAM: Cobalt transport protein~TIGRFAM: cobalt ABC transporter, permease protein CbiQ) produces MTGIDDIIFIEKDAKKNSPIHNLDPRVKLIIFIFLVVYAVHTQSFYVLIALELYLFLLIFISKLDFITFLKRLLLVLPFGGFIAIFQIFIRPGHILLSLPLGIHITFEGLVYGTFLLLKLITCVTSVLMLSSTTPLQDLVEAGKRLHLPPLFMMLISITVRYLFYFYEKFVTITNAQKSRCFSIWNKNLPYLLRLRKIGETIAIVFLKAYEQGEKVYLSMLSRGYNEESISNYHTHVKLKMSDYIFIISNVALVLFLEIVSLFII; encoded by the coding sequence ATGACAGGCATTGATGATATTATATTCATTGAGAAAGATGCAAAAAAGAATAGCCCCATACATAATCTTGATCCAAGAGTGAAATTAATAATTTTTATTTTTTTAGTTGTTTATGCTGTTCATACACAATCATTTTATGTTTTAATTGCACTAGAATTGTATCTTTTCCTACTTATTTTTATATCTAAATTAGATTTCATAACTTTTTTAAAGAGATTACTTTTAGTTCTTCCATTTGGTGGTTTTATTGCTATTTTTCAAATTTTCATTAGACCAGGACATATATTACTTTCATTGCCCCTCGGAATCCACATAACTTTTGAAGGATTAGTATATGGGACTTTTCTTTTATTAAAGTTGATAACTTGTGTTACCTCAGTTCTCATGCTTTCATCAACAACGCCACTTCAAGATTTAGTTGAGGCTGGAAAAAGACTACACCTTCCTCCACTTTTTATGATGTTGATAAGCATAACAGTGAGATACTTATTTTATTTTTATGAGAAATTTGTAACAATTACAAATGCACAAAAATCAAGATGTTTTAGTATTTGGAATAAAAATTTACCATATCTTCTTAGATTAAGAAAAATTGGGGAAACAATAGCTATAGTTTTTCTCAAAGCATATGAACAAGGTGAAAAAGTATATTTAAGTATGTTAAGTCGTGGCTATAATGAAGAGAGTATCAGTAATTATCATACTCATGTGAAATTAAAAATGAGTGATTATATTTTTATAATAAGTAATGTTGCTTTAGTTTTGTTTCTAGAAATTGTTTCACTATTCATAATTTAA
- a CDS encoding conserved hypothetical protein (KEGG: mfe:Mefer_0541 hypothetical protein~SPTR: C5U5F7 Cobalt transport protein CbiN) — MKDTHKIIIVGLVISLIICCLSPFLASQNPDGLEKTAELVKAGEGTRFHQPPMPDYEIPGLGTIGSVLALVIGTIIVFAIAYGVAIVAGKRKA, encoded by the coding sequence ATGAAAGACACTCACAAAATCATAATAGTTGGTCTAGTAATTTCATTAATAATATGTTGTCTTTCACCATTTTTAGCATCTCAAAATCCTGATGGTCTAGAAAAAACAGCTGAACTAGTGAAAGCTGGTGAAGGAACAAGATTCCATCAACCTCCAATGCCTGATTATGAAATACCAGGATTAGGAACTATTGGTTCTGTATTGGCATTAGTGATAGGTACAATTATTGTATTTGCTATCGCCTATGGAGTAGCAATCGTTGCAGGTAAAAGAAAAGCTTAA
- a CDS encoding conserved hypothetical protein (KEGG: mth:MTH1777 hypothetical protein~SPTR: O27805 Putative uncharacterized protein), with protein MRKTSIFFMVFMIFGIYLYIHGTLAPVKPVGRLGIVKLANPDMYPGHPQSKVAADYARRMGSKCVLVVHYAGASGYAHYKEGDITVINLAFIDNRGMRTNIDWQEVIQTFLFGIPENKYRYRADGYEFDTLDEAMNYVMEIAKENGQEGPIPMFYHGTVREGNPLINQGCGFPLYVQITWKYYGRFGAYYYVIKGMIEPYFNNPYAIYELMHASDLQKLYNEGYLNYE; from the coding sequence ATGAGAAAGACAAGTATATTCTTCATGGTCTTCATGATTTTTGGGATTTATTTATATATTCATGGTACTTTAGCTCCTGTAAAACCCGTAGGACGCTTAGGAATTGTTAAATTAGCAAATCCAGATATGTATCCAGGACATCCACAATCAAAAGTAGCTGCAGATTATGCAAGAAGGATGGGATCAAAATGTGTCTTAGTTGTTCATTATGCAGGAGCATCTGGTTATGCACATTATAAAGAAGGAGACATTACAGTTATAAATCTTGCATTTATAGATAATAGAGGTATGCGTACAAATATAGATTGGCAAGAAGTTATACAGACGTTTTTATTTGGAATTCCTGAAAATAAATATAGGTATAGAGCTGATGGATATGAGTTTGATACATTAGATGAAGCAATGAATTATGTAATGGAAATTGCAAAAGAAAATGGACAAGAAGGACCAATTCCAATGTTTTATCATGGGACTGTACGTGAAGGAAATCCATTGATAAATCAAGGTTGTGGTTTCCCTCTATATGTACAAATAACCTGGAAATATTATGGAAGATTTGGAGCATATTATTATGTAATAAAAGGTATGATTGAACCCTATTTTAACAATCCATATGCTATTTATGAATTGATGCATGCCTCAGACCTACAAAAATTATACAATGAAGGATATTTAAATTATGAATAG